A single region of the Equus przewalskii isolate Varuska chromosome 26, EquPr2, whole genome shotgun sequence genome encodes:
- the LOC103555521 gene encoding olfactory receptor 13D1: MNKTWRTRKLKFDSSWQKAQSIGMGNYSAVTEFFLVGLSQYPEVQFFLFALCLIMYVIILLGNSLLLLISILDSRLHTPMYFFLGNLSLLDICYTSSSILPMLIIFKSGRKSISFMGCALQMVVSLGLGSTECVLLAVMAYDRYVAICNPLRYPIIMNRVLYVHMATWSWIIGCLNSLVQTVLTMVLPFCGNNVIDHLTCEILALLKLICSDISMNVLIMTVASIVLLVIPLLLIFTSYVFILSPIMRINSVEGRKKVFSTCSAHLTVVILFYGSALFMYMKPKSKDTKASDEIIGLSYGVVTPMLNPIIYSLRNKEVKEAVKKVMSRHLHL; the protein is encoded by the coding sequence GGATGGGGAATTATTCAGCTGTGACCGAATTCTTTCTGGTGGGACTTTCCCAGTACCCAGAGGTCCAGTTTTTTCTGTTTGCGCTCTGCCTCATTATGTACGTGATAATCCTCCTGGGAAatagcctcctcctcctcatcagcATCCTAGATTCTCGCCTCCACACCCCTATGTACTTCTTTCTTGGGAATCTCTCACTCTTGGACATCTGTTATACATCATCGTCCATTCTTCCAATGCTCATCATATTTAAATCTGGGAGAAAATCCATCTCCTTCATGGGCTGTGCCCTGCAGATGGTTGTCTCCCTTGGGTTGGGCTCCACTGAGTGTGTCCTCCTGGCTGTGATGGCCTATGATCGGTACGTGGCCATCTGCAACCCACTGAGGTACCCCATCATCATGAACAGGGTGCTATATGTGCACATGGCTACATGGTCTTGGATCATAGGCTGTCTGAACTCCTTAGTGCAAACAGTTCTGACAATGGTGTTGCCTTTCTGTGGGAATAATGTCATAGACCATCTTACCTGTGAGATCTTGGCTCTTCTTAAACTCATATGTTCAGATATCTCCATGAATGTGCTTATCATGACAGTGGCAAGTATTGTTTTATTGGTGATTCCTCTGTTGTTAATTTTCACctcatatgttttcattctctctcccatCATGAGAATTAATTCtgttgaagggagaaaaaaagtcttttctacCTGTTCAGCCCACCTGACTGTGGTCATCTTATTCTATGGTTCAGCCCTTTTTATGTACATGAAGCCCAAATCAAAGGACACAAAAGCATCTGATGAAATCATTGGGCTGTCTTATGGAGTGGTAACCCCGATGTTGAACCCCATCATCTATAGCCTGAGGAATAAAGAGGTGAAAGAAGCTGTGAAGAAAGTCATGAGTAGACACTTGCATCTATGA
- the LOC103555524 gene encoding protein NipSnap homolog 3A: MLGLRSCLTRVLAARTFAPQVCSSFATGPRQYEGTFYEFRTYYLKPSKMNEFLENFKKNVHLRTAHSELVGFWSVEFGGRMNKVFHIWKYDNFAHRTEVRKALAKDKEWQEKFLIPNLALIDKQESEIAYLVPWSKLEKPPKEGVYELATFQMKPGGPALWGDPFKRAVHTHVNRGYSKLVGVFHTEYGALNRVHVLWWNESADSRAAGRHESHEDPRVVAAVRESVNFLESQQNMLLIPTSFSPLK, from the exons ATGCTCGGCCTCCGAAGCTGCCTGACCAGGGTTCTGGCCGCGCGGACGTTCGCGCCTCAG GTGTGCTCATCTTTTGCTACAGGCCCCAGACAATATGAAGGAACGTTCTATGAATTCCGTACCTATTATCTTAAGCCCTCAAAGATGAATGAGTTcctggaaaattttaagaaaaacgtTCATCTTCGGACAGCTCATTCTGAATTGGTTGGATTTTGGAGTGTAGAATTTGGAGGCAGAATGAATAAAGTGTTTCATATTTGGAAGTATG ATAATTTTGCTCATCGAACTGAAGTTCGGAAAGCCTTGGCCAAAGACAAGGAATGGCAAGAAAAATTTCTCATTCCCAACTTGGCTCTTATTGATAAACAAGAGAGTGAGATTGCTTACCTGGTGCCATGGAGCAAATTAGAAAAACCTCCAAAAGAAG GAGTCTATGAACTGGCTACTTTTCAGATGAAACCTGGTGGGCCAGCTCTGTGGGGTGATCCATTTAAAAGGGCAGTTCATACTCATGTCAATCGAGGCTACTCAAAACTAGTTGGAGTTTTCCACACAGAATATGGAGCACTCAACCGAG TTCACGTTCTTTGGTGGAATGAGAGTGCAGATAGTCGAGCAGCTGGGAGACATGAGTCTCATGAGGATCCCAGAGTTGTGGCAGCGG TTCGAGAAAGTGTTAACTTCCTTGAGTCTCAGCAGAATATGCTTCTGATTCCTACCTCATTTTCACCGTTGAAATAG
- the LOC103555520 gene encoding phospholipid-transporting ATPase ABCA1-like isoform X5, which translates to MDGKGSYQVKGWKLTQQQFVALLWKRLLIARRSRKGFFAQEQISKMKHLQIISRMKPVICWLSSFVWDMGSIFNRSSK; encoded by the exons ATGGACGGCAAAGGCTCCTACCAGGTGAAGGGCTGGAAGCTCACACAGCAACAGTTTGTGGCCCTTTTGTGGAAGAGGCTGCTGATTGCCAGACGGAGTCGCAAGGGATTCTTTGCTCAG GAGCAGATCAGTAAAATGAAGCACCTACAGATCATCAGCAGAATGAAGCCTGTCATCTGCTGGCTCTCCAGTTTTGTCTGGGACATG GGTTCCATTTTTAACAGGAGCAGCAAGTAA
- the LOC103555520 gene encoding uncharacterized protein isoform X2, translated as MDGKGSYQVKGWKLTQQQFVALLWKRLLIARRSRKGFFAQEQISKMKHLQIISRMKPVICWLSSFVWDMAAQCFIGSNPGRRHGTAHRTRLRQHPTCHN; from the exons ATGGACGGCAAAGGCTCCTACCAGGTGAAGGGCTGGAAGCTCACACAGCAACAGTTTGTGGCCCTTTTGTGGAAGAGGCTGCTGATTGCCAGACGGAGTCGCAAGGGATTCTTTGCTCAG GAGCAGATCAGTAAAATGAAGCACCTACAGATCATCAGCAGAATGAAGCCTGTCATCTGCTGGCTCTCCAGTTTTGTCTGGGACATG gcggcccagtgtttcatcggttcgaatcctgggcgcagacatggcactgctcatcgaaccaggctgaggcagcatcccacatgccacaactag
- the LOC103555520 gene encoding phospholipid-transporting ATPase ABCA1-like isoform X4 gives MDGKGSYQVKGWKLTQQQFVALLWKRLLIARRSRKGFFAQIVLPALFVCIALVFSLIVPPFGKYPSLELQPWMYNEQYTFVRSRSVK, from the exons ATGGACGGCAAAGGCTCCTACCAGGTGAAGGGCTGGAAGCTCACACAGCAACAGTTTGTGGCCCTTTTGTGGAAGAGGCTGCTGATTGCCAGACGGAGTCGCAAGGGATTCTTTGCTCAG ATTGTCCTACCAGCTCTGTTTGTCTGCATTGCCCTGGTGTTCAGTCTGATTGTGCCACCCTTTGGCAAGTACCCCAGCCTGGAACTTCAGCCCTGGATGTACAATGAACAGTATACATTTGTCAG GAGCAGATCAGTAAAATGA
- the LOC103555520 gene encoding phospholipid-transporting ATPase ABCA1-like isoform X1 — translation MDGKGSYQVKGWKLTQQQFVALLWKRLLIARRSRKGFFAQIVLPALFVCIALVFSLIVPPFGKYPSLELQPWMYNEQYTFVSAEWIPTPSEPVDSRAEPCVVFLRHPLPFQHCIRQCSAAIQKVFMANFFRSGWPGPSS, via the exons ATGGACGGCAAAGGCTCCTACCAGGTGAAGGGCTGGAAGCTCACACAGCAACAGTTTGTGGCCCTTTTGTGGAAGAGGCTGCTGATTGCCAGACGGAGTCGCAAGGGATTCTTTGCTCAG ATTGTCCTACCAGCTCTGTTTGTCTGCATTGCCCTGGTGTTCAGTCTGATTGTGCCACCCTTTGGCAAGTACCCCAGCCTGGAACTTCAGCCCTGGATGTACAATGAACAGTATACATTTGTCAG tgctgAATGGATTCCGACCCCTAGCGaacctgtggacagcagagcagaaccctgcgtagtctttttgcgccatcctctccccttccagcactgtatcagacaatgctctgctgctattcaaaaggttttcatggccaattttttcagaagtgggtggccaggtccttcttcctag
- the LOC103555520 gene encoding phospholipid-transporting ATPase ABCA1-like isoform X3 yields MDGKGSYQVKGWKLTQQQFVALLWKRLLIARRSRKGFFAQIVLPALFVCIALVFSLIVPPFGKYPSLELQPWMYNEQYTFVRYVLAFRTQGER; encoded by the exons ATGGACGGCAAAGGCTCCTACCAGGTGAAGGGCTGGAAGCTCACACAGCAACAGTTTGTGGCCCTTTTGTGGAAGAGGCTGCTGATTGCCAGACGGAGTCGCAAGGGATTCTTTGCTCAG ATTGTCCTACCAGCTCTGTTTGTCTGCATTGCCCTGGTGTTCAGTCTGATTGTGCCACCCTTTGGCAAGTACCCCAGCCTGGAACTTCAGCCCTGGATGTACAATGAACAGTATACATTTGTCAGGTATGTGTTGGCCTTCCGTACCCAAGGAGAGAGGTGA